In Herpetosiphon gulosus, one genomic interval encodes:
- a CDS encoding ABC transporter substrate-binding protein has protein sequence MSKISRRNFLKTAASLGAAVAMPSFLTACGGSESANETGERPIKIGFIPLTDCASVVMAHTLGLYQKYGVNVEVVKEASWANVRDKLLTGDLDAAHCLFGMPFSVYTGVGGKAESELKIAMILNQNGQGITLSSALAKEVGYGDPSKLKALISQRPADKPATFAGTFPGGTHDIWLRYWLAAAGVDQNSVKIITIPPPQMVANMRIGEMDGFCVGEPWNGVAVKEGIGETVLTTQDLWAGHPEKALVVNPSFAEKRRDDLKKVMKAILEASKWLDDFNNRSEAAKVIGGQAYVNAPADVIEARLKGQYNLGATLGERTFEPSKSMVFYQDGAVNAPQRSHAIWFMAQYVRFGLLPSAPDYNAIADKLIMRDLYAEVAKEMSLTVAGDDLQPFTVTLDQQTFDPKSPS, from the coding sequence ATGTCAAAAATCAGCCGTCGCAATTTTCTCAAAACCGCAGCTTCACTTGGTGCTGCCGTTGCCATGCCCAGCTTTTTGACCGCCTGTGGTGGCAGCGAAAGTGCCAACGAAACTGGTGAGCGCCCAATCAAAATAGGCTTTATTCCGCTGACCGACTGTGCTTCGGTGGTTATGGCGCATACCTTGGGCTTATACCAAAAATATGGGGTCAATGTTGAGGTGGTTAAAGAGGCTTCGTGGGCCAATGTGCGCGATAAGCTGTTGACTGGCGACCTCGATGCTGCCCACTGTTTGTTTGGCATGCCCTTCTCAGTCTATACCGGAGTCGGTGGCAAGGCCGAAAGCGAACTCAAAATTGCTATGATTTTGAATCAAAATGGTCAAGGTATTACGCTCAGCAGTGCGCTTGCCAAAGAGGTTGGTTATGGCGACCCTAGCAAACTCAAGGCGCTGATCAGCCAACGCCCTGCTGATAAACCTGCCACCTTTGCTGGCACCTTCCCAGGCGGAACCCACGATATTTGGCTGCGCTACTGGCTTGCCGCCGCTGGCGTTGATCAAAATAGCGTCAAAATTATCACAATTCCACCACCACAAATGGTTGCCAATATGCGCATCGGCGAAATGGATGGCTTTTGCGTGGGCGAGCCATGGAACGGGGTAGCAGTCAAAGAGGGCATTGGTGAAACCGTGTTGACAACCCAAGATCTGTGGGCGGGACACCCAGAGAAAGCTTTGGTGGTCAATCCAAGTTTTGCTGAAAAACGCCGCGACGACCTCAAAAAAGTCATGAAGGCCATCCTTGAGGCTTCAAAATGGCTTGACGACTTCAACAATCGCAGCGAAGCCGCCAAAGTGATCGGCGGCCAAGCCTATGTAAATGCCCCAGCTGATGTGATCGAAGCGCGTTTGAAGGGTCAATACAACCTTGGGGCAACCTTGGGCGAGCGCACATTTGAGCCAAGCAAAAGCATGGTTTTTTATCAGGATGGCGCGGTCAATGCGCCGCAACGCAGCCATGCAATTTGGTTTATGGCGCAATATGTGCGCTTTGGCCTCTTGCCAAGCGCTCCCGATTACAACGCCATCGCCGACAAGTTGATTATGCGTGATTTGTATGCTGAGGTCGCCAAAGAAATGAGCCTCACTGTCGCAGGCGACGATTTACAACCATTCACTGTCACGCTCGATCAACAAACCTTCGATCCTAAAAGCCCATCCTAG